In Paenibacillus sp. BIC5C1, a genomic segment contains:
- a CDS encoding beta-mannosidase produces the protein MSKIQTQTFQNWTFKAWEEQEWMPAHVPGCVHTDLLKLGKIPDPFYGTNEKEIQWVDKKDWEYRTEFDVNEALLSQQHLELVFDGLDTYADVYVNEQHVLSADNMFRVWTVDVKSVVKASGNVLRIRFRSPINEDLPKLEKLGYALPASNDQSDVGGLGDKRVSIFARKAPYHYGWDWGPRFVTSGIWREARLEGWTDVRINDVFIQQNEVTASSASLTAIVEVETSQSIEAIIRIGTDEQSWEQAVTLKPGVQTVEVPISIVEPKLWWSRGLGDPHMYSFHTDVIQGEQAVAESTVKTGIRSIRLVRDKDEAGASFYFELNGVPVFAKGANHIPNDSFITEVTRERYLHEIVSAAESNMNMLRVWGGGFYEEDVFYELCDEYGLLVWQDFMFACSMYPGDEAFLNSVKHEAIDNVKRLRNHPSIVLWCGNNEIDSAWAHYIEDGGWGWKKDYNAEQRERIWADYEAIFHDLLPEVVEAYAPGVDYWPSSPLVSLSGDEKQHAHPSTSEGDIHYWGVWHNVEPFENYNVHVGRFMSEYGFQSFPEYDSVRKYAEEKDLALESEVMLAHQKNGAGNRLIKQYMDMYMHEPKDFPSFLYMSQVLQAEAMKTAIEAHRRRKPFCMGTLYWQMNDCWPVASWAGMDYFGRWKALQYYAKRSFSDILVSVDGTKEDVTDIYLISDQLEPVKGKLKVRLIGFDGTVYREEEHEVALASNSGQQVLSLSQAEWLEGRDAATTLLRIDLKQDGAADIAQEHYFAPSKDIALQPAQIKVTEVTENDGVHLVLESDVLAKQVWISTEAEGVFSDNFFDLIPGIPVKVKFTSREDMQVSDGAVSKAGVIQVRSMADFIKL, from the coding sequence ATGAGCAAAATACAAACGCAGACTTTTCAGAATTGGACGTTCAAGGCTTGGGAGGAACAGGAATGGATGCCGGCTCACGTACCCGGCTGTGTGCATACGGATTTGCTGAAACTGGGTAAAATACCGGACCCTTTCTATGGAACTAACGAAAAGGAAATTCAATGGGTCGATAAGAAAGACTGGGAGTATCGCACGGAATTTGATGTGAATGAAGCATTGCTGTCCCAGCAGCATCTGGAGCTGGTCTTTGATGGTCTGGATACATATGCCGATGTTTACGTGAATGAACAACATGTGTTGTCGGCAGACAATATGTTCCGGGTGTGGACAGTCGATGTGAAATCTGTTGTAAAGGCAAGTGGCAACGTTCTCCGAATACGTTTTCGTTCGCCGATCAATGAAGATCTGCCGAAGTTGGAGAAGCTCGGATATGCTCTGCCTGCATCGAATGATCAATCTGACGTGGGGGGACTAGGGGACAAAAGAGTGAGTATTTTTGCACGGAAAGCCCCGTATCACTATGGTTGGGACTGGGGTCCACGTTTTGTAACCAGTGGAATCTGGCGTGAAGCACGCCTTGAAGGCTGGACGGACGTACGAATTAATGATGTATTCATTCAACAAAATGAAGTAACCGCTTCTTCCGCTTCTCTCACTGCAATCGTGGAAGTAGAGACTTCGCAATCCATAGAAGCAATCATTCGAATCGGAACGGATGAACAGAGCTGGGAGCAGGCAGTAACTCTGAAACCAGGCGTACAGACTGTGGAAGTTCCAATCTCTATTGTTGAGCCGAAGCTATGGTGGAGCCGTGGATTGGGTGACCCGCATATGTATTCTTTCCATACGGATGTGATTCAGGGCGAACAGGCTGTGGCCGAGTCCACAGTCAAAACGGGTATTCGTTCCATTCGTCTGGTTCGGGACAAAGATGAAGCGGGAGCATCCTTTTATTTTGAGTTAAACGGAGTTCCTGTCTTTGCTAAAGGGGCCAACCACATTCCCAACGACAGTTTCATAACAGAAGTGACACGTGAGCGCTATCTGCATGAGATTGTATCTGCTGCCGAGTCGAACATGAATATGCTCCGTGTATGGGGTGGTGGCTTCTATGAAGAAGACGTATTCTACGAGTTGTGTGACGAATATGGTTTGCTCGTATGGCAGGACTTTATGTTTGCTTGCAGCATGTATCCTGGAGACGAGGCTTTCCTGAACAGTGTGAAGCATGAGGCGATCGATAATGTGAAACGTCTGCGTAATCATCCAAGCATCGTGCTGTGGTGTGGTAATAACGAGATTGATTCAGCGTGGGCACATTACATTGAGGATGGCGGCTGGGGCTGGAAAAAAGATTACAACGCGGAGCAAAGAGAACGCATTTGGGCGGATTACGAAGCTATTTTCCATGATCTTTTGCCGGAAGTGGTGGAAGCCTATGCTCCTGGTGTGGATTATTGGCCTTCTTCACCACTGGTATCACTGTCGGGAGACGAGAAACAGCATGCTCACCCATCCACATCAGAAGGGGATATCCACTATTGGGGTGTGTGGCATAATGTGGAGCCCTTTGAGAACTACAACGTTCATGTTGGACGCTTCATGAGTGAGTATGGCTTCCAGTCCTTCCCTGAGTATGATTCGGTTCGCAAGTATGCGGAGGAAAAGGATCTGGCATTGGAGTCTGAAGTCATGCTGGCGCATCAGAAGAACGGAGCAGGTAATCGTCTGATCAAACAATACATGGATATGTACATGCATGAACCTAAGGATTTCCCATCCTTCCTCTATATGAGCCAAGTGCTTCAGGCTGAGGCGATGAAAACAGCCATTGAGGCCCACCGTCGTCGCAAACCGTTCTGTATGGGAACGCTCTACTGGCAGATGAACGACTGCTGGCCGGTGGCTTCATGGGCGGGGATGGATTACTTTGGACGCTGGAAAGCATTGCAATATTACGCGAAACGCAGCTTCAGCGATATCTTGGTATCGGTAGATGGTACCAAGGAAGATGTGACGGATATTTATCTAATCTCGGATCAGCTTGAACCTGTGAAAGGCAAACTCAAGGTACGCCTGATTGGCTTTGATGGCACAGTATATCGTGAGGAAGAGCATGAAGTCGCTCTGGCATCCAACTCTGGTCAACAGGTGCTGTCATTGAGCCAGGCGGAATGGCTGGAAGGCCGCGATGCTGCAACAACATTGCTGCGTATTGATCTGAAGCAGGATGGAGCAGCCGACATCGCACAGGAGCATTATTTTGCACCATCCAAGGACATTGCACTGCAACCCGCACAAATTAAAGTAACCGAAGTTACCGAGAATGATGGCGTGCATCTGGTTCTGGAAAGTGATGTGCTTGCAAAACAAGTATGGATTTCTACTGAGGCAGAAGGGGTGTTCTCGGACAATTTCTTCGACCTCATTCCTGGCATTCCGGTGAAGGTCAAGTTTACATCTAGAGAGGATATGCAAGTGTCTGATGGTGCTGTCTCCAAGGCGGGGGTCATCCAGGTTCGTTCCATGGCTGATTTTATCAAATTGTAA
- a CDS encoding DMT family transporter, translating to MNGVRAPQGQASRKADLQMLLATVIWGSSYLFMKSGLESMQELNLVAFRFGIAFIAAAVLFYRRLFRMDRGTLAAGAIMGTALFAAFVFITYGVQRTTASQAGFLISLAVIFVPILTTILHRRMPDLRLTISILVAVIGLALLTLQHELSLHMGDILCILAALMYAIYIMIAGKYTPKHDPLTLGTVQLGVAALWGLAATFVLETPRLPDTPQSWAAILGLGVLCSGIGYILQTLAQRHASPTRTSLIFSLEPLFAAAFAFTFQGESLTLQGYAGAALMLIGVLITEIRIPYPVFWRRKRTAIQTELGDQGAPGV from the coding sequence ATGAACGGAGTACGTGCACCACAAGGTCAGGCATCAAGAAAAGCGGATTTGCAGATGCTGCTCGCAACGGTAATATGGGGATCATCCTATCTATTTATGAAATCAGGACTGGAGTCCATGCAGGAATTGAATCTGGTCGCTTTCCGGTTTGGAATTGCCTTTATTGCGGCAGCTGTCCTTTTCTATCGGCGACTGTTCAGAATGGATCGAGGAACGCTTGCAGCAGGGGCTATTATGGGAACAGCGTTATTCGCGGCCTTTGTATTTATCACTTATGGAGTACAGCGCACAACGGCTTCCCAGGCAGGGTTTTTGATCAGTTTGGCAGTGATCTTTGTGCCCATCCTGACGACAATTCTGCATCGACGAATGCCAGACTTGCGGTTAACGATAAGTATTCTTGTGGCGGTAATTGGGCTCGCGTTGTTGACACTTCAACATGAGCTTAGTCTGCATATGGGGGATATCCTTTGCATTCTCGCAGCGTTAATGTACGCGATCTACATTATGATTGCTGGCAAGTATACGCCGAAGCATGATCCACTAACGCTGGGGACGGTGCAACTGGGCGTTGCAGCCCTGTGGGGGCTGGCTGCTACATTTGTGCTGGAGACACCACGTTTACCTGACACACCTCAATCTTGGGCAGCCATTCTGGGTCTGGGAGTACTGTGCAGCGGCATTGGTTACATTTTGCAGACTCTGGCCCAGCGGCATGCTTCACCAACGCGAACAAGTCTGATCTTTTCGCTTGAACCACTGTTTGCAGCAGCATTTGCGTTTACCTTTCAAGGAGAGTCCCTTACATTGCAAGGGTATGCGGGGGCAGCACTGATGCTCATTGGTGTTCTGATTACAGAGATCAGAATCCCTTATCCGGTATTCTGGCGAAGAAAGCGGACGGCAATACAGACCGAACTGGGAGATCAGGGAGCACCGGGCGTATAA
- a CDS encoding AraC family transcriptional regulator encodes MGIQEDIKLWDQVQVRVLDVRLISLTTNENFQNYILPTSAFVYVNGRGQIWLDNEVWSTGRFLLVHGGKGRRMALEATGVIEAYLIFYKSTLPSNVLLDYRMMLLQNNPFERSWGIEPDNTLQLHELVQNIHDCWNGQDQLGKIQVKGYFFQLIQLVLNQQIRMQNEGEQLSLTDQVLRYITTHFRESISLDSLAQSLNYSPQYVSRKFKEQIGATPTEYLIRLRIGEARALLSATEASLQEIATYVGYPDPFYFNRIFKKEMGITPGQYRLKQREDMNRVSKSTVNATNESIVSEETERYPLIDDDNHYQYNGDEEINMFNQLRSAIMSLVFVLTLSACGTTGQGAGSPEPSTETEQPAIAETKTVNTTFGEVEIPAHPERVAAIDYLGTVLALGVKPIAGGQFLMNSPYLEGHLDGLETIGDSIEQLMELEPDLIITLNPDKGAFEKYSKIAPTVSVASITFPTLKDEVNYFGEVLDKEAEAKQWLAEFDQEIAKIKQEVKDVVPADTTFSVMQEYDRQVFIFGNQSGRGGRNIYELLGLQAPAAIPAELMQGAYHEFSIELLSKYAGDYIVLTSKSKLKDLQADPVWGSLPAVKNGRVYIWTEEQSWFRDPIALLKQTQDLAEWIIKMNKQTQ; translated from the coding sequence ATGGGGATTCAGGAGGATATCAAGCTGTGGGATCAGGTTCAGGTACGCGTGCTTGATGTCCGTCTTATATCATTAACAACAAACGAAAATTTTCAAAATTATATCTTACCAACCAGTGCGTTTGTGTATGTGAATGGCAGGGGACAGATCTGGTTAGATAACGAAGTATGGTCTACAGGCAGATTTCTGTTAGTGCACGGAGGCAAAGGAAGGCGGATGGCGCTTGAAGCAACCGGAGTTATTGAGGCATATCTGATTTTCTATAAATCAACACTGCCCTCGAACGTTCTTCTGGACTACCGAATGATGCTGTTACAGAACAATCCCTTCGAGCGATCGTGGGGAATAGAGCCAGATAATACACTACAGTTGCATGAACTTGTTCAGAATATACATGATTGCTGGAATGGACAGGATCAACTGGGCAAAATTCAGGTGAAAGGGTACTTCTTTCAACTGATACAGCTTGTATTGAATCAGCAGATTCGGATGCAAAATGAAGGTGAGCAGCTCTCGTTAACGGATCAGGTTTTACGCTATATCACAACGCATTTTCGTGAATCGATCTCGCTTGATTCACTCGCTCAGTCTTTGAATTACAGCCCGCAATATGTGTCGCGCAAGTTCAAAGAACAGATTGGTGCTACGCCGACCGAATATTTGATCCGGTTAAGGATTGGAGAAGCAAGGGCTCTACTCTCTGCTACGGAGGCTTCATTACAAGAGATTGCAACGTATGTGGGTTATCCGGACCCCTTTTATTTTAATCGCATATTCAAGAAAGAGATGGGAATTACACCAGGACAGTATCGTTTGAAGCAGCGAGAAGACATGAATAGAGTTTCAAAAAGTACAGTAAATGCAACAAATGAATCCATTGTATCGGAAGAAACAGAACGTTATCCTTTAATTGATGATGATAATCATTATCAATATAATGGAGATGAGGAAATCAACATGTTTAACCAATTAAGATCAGCCATCATGTCACTTGTGTTTGTACTTACATTAAGTGCTTGTGGAACAACCGGACAAGGGGCAGGATCGCCGGAACCATCAACTGAAACCGAACAACCTGCAATTGCGGAAACGAAAACCGTAAATACCACCTTTGGAGAGGTAGAGATTCCTGCACATCCAGAGCGAGTCGCTGCAATTGATTATTTGGGAACAGTCCTTGCCCTTGGTGTCAAACCCATTGCTGGAGGACAATTTCTCATGAATAGCCCTTATCTGGAAGGGCATCTGGATGGACTTGAAACGATCGGTGATTCCATTGAACAGCTGATGGAGCTGGAACCAGATCTTATTATTACATTGAATCCGGACAAGGGGGCTTTTGAAAAATACAGCAAGATTGCACCTACCGTCTCTGTCGCATCCATTACATTCCCAACGTTGAAGGATGAGGTCAACTATTTTGGTGAAGTACTTGACAAAGAAGCTGAGGCGAAGCAATGGCTGGCGGAATTCGATCAAGAGATTGCTAAAATAAAACAGGAAGTGAAAGATGTCGTTCCGGCAGATACTACATTCTCCGTGATGCAAGAGTATGATCGCCAAGTATTTATATTTGGTAATCAATCGGGTCGTGGCGGGCGTAACATCTACGAGTTGCTTGGTCTGCAAGCACCTGCAGCCATACCTGCCGAGTTAATGCAAGGGGCGTATCATGAATTCTCAATTGAGCTGCTTTCCAAATACGCTGGGGATTATATTGTACTGACCAGTAAATCAAAGCTTAAAGATTTACAAGCAGACCCTGTCTGGGGTTCATTACCTGCTGTCAAAAATGGAAGAGTATACATATGGACGGAAGAGCAGTCCTGGTTCCGTGACCCGATTGCTCTCCTGAAACAGACACAGGATCTGGCTGAATGGATTATCAAAATGAATAAGCAAACACAATGA
- a CDS encoding AraC family transcriptional regulator yields the protein MRNHWFMPEPGYAGYTCYPVAYGRYLDPEHREYRPNGIREYNLHLVFNGQGEVRTEQGNVRLTAGQGFLYAPGQAQQYYSDPSDPWDIRWIHLQAHDLKRLLGLRNPDKVWLFSFSGEDRFEELHEQLCQLGEGYESVHEPKLSAVLYELLVELARNSESIEGTSLLNHQDTIRSTADYIRRHCTQPLSLAEMADTAGYSVYYFNRMFKSIMGVPPGRYLLDCRILVAKRMLVDSELSVKQIASQCGFTHSSYFIRMFRTNIGMTPQQFRLLYSSGSGK from the coding sequence ATGCGAAACCATTGGTTTATGCCGGAGCCCGGGTATGCAGGGTATACATGTTATCCGGTAGCCTACGGAAGATATCTCGATCCAGAGCACAGGGAATATCGTCCAAACGGAATACGGGAGTATAATTTGCATCTGGTTTTTAACGGACAGGGTGAAGTGAGAACCGAGCAGGGCAACGTCCGATTAACGGCTGGACAAGGTTTTCTATATGCGCCAGGACAAGCACAGCAGTATTATTCCGACCCATCTGATCCATGGGATATCAGATGGATTCATCTGCAAGCCCACGATCTGAAGCGGCTGCTGGGCTTGCGGAATCCGGATAAAGTGTGGCTCTTTTCATTCTCTGGAGAGGACCGTTTCGAGGAGCTGCATGAACAATTATGCCAGCTCGGTGAAGGTTATGAGAGTGTACATGAACCGAAGTTGTCGGCGGTACTGTATGAGTTGCTAGTTGAACTGGCACGGAATTCGGAGTCAATTGAAGGGACGTCATTACTGAACCATCAGGATACAATCCGCTCAACAGCCGATTATATTCGTCGTCACTGCACACAACCGCTAAGTCTTGCTGAAATGGCGGATACAGCAGGGTACAGCGTGTATTATTTTAATCGCATGTTCAAAAGTATCATGGGTGTTCCGCCCGGCAGGTATCTGCTGGACTGCCGCATTCTGGTCGCGAAGAGAATGCTCGTAGACTCGGAACTATCCGTAAAACAAATTGCTTCTCAGTGCGGATTTACACACAGCAGTTATTTTATTCGCATGTTTCGAACGAATATCGGGATGACCCCGCAGCAATTCAGGCTTCTCTATAGCTCAGGCAGTGGGAAATAG
- a CDS encoding LysR family transcriptional regulator, whose amino-acid sequence MSLVKYEILNAVVEYGSLTKAAEALNITQSAVSHAIASLETECGFSLLNRGRSGVRLTAEGERILGYTREILRWTELMNQEISLIRGAEIGTVRIGTFASVSTQWLPGILKQFRLGHPGIEIKLWEGDYAEIEGWLAGGAIDLGFLSLGDSSPFETIPLQKDRMMCILPLEHPLATEKSVSFDVLLEQPFILPKWGGDNEIERLIRQHAAKLNVVYEVAEDQAIMAMVRNGLGISLLPAMVLQHHTNELALVPLTGDPYRTIGIACPSLTNLSPASRRFIEAVQEWLTPSL is encoded by the coding sequence ATGTCATTGGTCAAATACGAAATTTTGAATGCCGTAGTGGAATACGGCAGCCTCACCAAAGCAGCAGAAGCATTGAATATTACCCAATCAGCGGTCAGTCATGCCATCGCCAGTCTGGAGACCGAGTGTGGTTTTTCGCTGCTGAATCGCGGCCGCTCCGGTGTACGACTTACTGCCGAAGGGGAACGGATTCTGGGCTATACTCGTGAAATTCTGCGGTGGACCGAACTGATGAACCAGGAGATTTCATTGATTCGCGGCGCCGAGATTGGAACCGTTCGTATTGGCACATTCGCCAGTGTATCCACGCAGTGGCTGCCTGGCATCCTGAAGCAATTTCGCCTCGGTCATCCCGGAATCGAAATTAAGCTGTGGGAAGGGGACTACGCAGAAATTGAAGGCTGGCTGGCTGGAGGTGCCATCGATCTTGGCTTTCTGTCCCTTGGCGACTCTTCGCCTTTTGAGACGATTCCATTACAAAAAGACAGGATGATGTGCATCCTGCCTCTGGAACATCCGCTCGCTACGGAGAAGTCTGTCTCATTTGATGTACTGCTGGAACAGCCCTTTATTTTGCCTAAATGGGGCGGTGATAACGAAATCGAACGGTTAATTCGGCAACATGCAGCCAAATTGAATGTCGTCTATGAAGTCGCCGAAGATCAGGCCATCATGGCAATGGTTCGAAACGGTCTTGGTATCAGTCTTTTACCTGCAATGGTTCTTCAACACCATACGAATGAGCTCGCTCTTGTTCCACTCACAGGAGATCCTTATCGTACCATTGGCATCGCTTGCCCATCTCTCACCAATCTGTCCCCCGCTTCCCGTCGGTTCATTGAAGCGGTACAGGAATGGCTAACCCCATCGTTGTAA
- a CDS encoding beta-galactosidase, which yields MNQNRPIQMGVDYYPEQWDPNLWEQDARLMADSGVRIVRVGEFAWSRMEPADGQFDWTWLDQALDILHRNGLQVVIGTPTMTPPRWLTEKCPDILPVLASGQLYHEGVRGHRCYNSPSMRTYSARIVQKLSERYAGHPAVIGWQTDNEFSFTDCQCNACSEAFREWVRARYITLGQLNQAWGTVVWSGEYSDWEQVTPPYGGSPFQNPSFLLDYSRFQSDSIVAFQSIQIEIIRHNCPDHFVTHNFHSYPQKADQYKIGQDLDFASFDYYPNPSPNKTDTAPYSGALSLDLTRGIKRRNFWIMEQLSGPPGCWFPMWRTPQPGFLRAYSWQTIARGADAVVHFRWRSATIGAEQFWHGLIDHSNVPGRRFKEFQQLCTEVNRLSERLQGSTLQNEVAILHSHDQLNALRIQPQAKGLEYYENIKVWHRALTKWGISTDVIHSSEALDGYKIIIAPHLYLLDENTAERLQAFAADGGILVLTHRTGVKNDNNVCVMAPLPGMLSACSGVRVTEYDPVGDDQIQIRDEKGNTYAASLWADVLELDTAQPIAVYADQFYAESAAVTQNNWGKGTVYYVATQPDEAYLSQLLRTIAEQCGLTGIQSLPDGVQVTTRSGPNGTFRFILNLSPESVSIPLQSSYKSALDGNIKGTHLELGPYDIEILEIQ from the coding sequence ATGAACCAAAACCGACCTATTCAAATGGGTGTTGATTATTATCCTGAACAATGGGACCCTAATCTGTGGGAGCAGGATGCCCGATTAATGGCCGATAGTGGTGTACGTATTGTACGAGTGGGTGAATTTGCCTGGAGCCGAATGGAGCCTGCCGATGGACAATTCGATTGGACATGGCTTGATCAGGCGCTCGATATCCTTCATCGCAATGGGCTTCAGGTGGTGATCGGTACACCAACGATGACACCACCACGCTGGCTCACTGAAAAGTGTCCTGATATTCTGCCAGTCTTGGCAAGTGGACAGTTATACCATGAAGGAGTCCGCGGCCACCGATGTTATAACAGTCCGAGCATGCGAACGTACAGTGCACGAATTGTTCAGAAGCTCAGCGAGCGATATGCAGGACATCCGGCTGTGATTGGATGGCAGACTGATAATGAATTCAGTTTCACGGATTGCCAGTGTAATGCTTGTTCAGAGGCTTTTCGCGAGTGGGTTCGTGCCCGTTACATTACACTAGGGCAGCTCAACCAGGCTTGGGGTACTGTTGTCTGGAGTGGAGAATACAGCGATTGGGAACAGGTGACGCCACCCTATGGCGGCTCTCCATTTCAGAATCCTTCGTTCCTGCTGGACTATTCCCGTTTTCAGTCGGATTCCATTGTGGCTTTTCAAAGCATCCAAATCGAGATCATTCGGCATAACTGTCCCGATCATTTTGTCACTCATAATTTTCACAGTTATCCGCAAAAGGCAGATCAATATAAAATCGGTCAGGATCTGGATTTCGCTTCTTTTGATTACTATCCCAACCCTTCACCTAACAAAACGGACACCGCACCTTATAGTGGCGCTTTGTCATTAGATCTGACACGAGGCATCAAACGCCGCAATTTCTGGATTATGGAGCAGCTTAGCGGACCTCCGGGTTGCTGGTTTCCAATGTGGCGTACACCCCAGCCCGGCTTCTTGCGTGCTTACTCATGGCAGACTATTGCCCGTGGAGCGGATGCTGTCGTGCATTTCCGCTGGCGCAGTGCCACTATAGGAGCAGAACAGTTCTGGCATGGACTGATTGATCACAGCAATGTTCCAGGGCGACGGTTCAAGGAGTTTCAGCAACTGTGTACCGAAGTGAACCGCCTGAGTGAACGCCTGCAAGGCTCTACATTGCAGAACGAAGTCGCCATCCTGCATTCACACGATCAGCTAAACGCTCTACGAATTCAGCCACAGGCGAAAGGACTGGAGTACTACGAAAATATAAAAGTATGGCATCGTGCCCTGACCAAATGGGGAATCAGTACAGATGTTATCCATTCCTCGGAAGCGCTCGATGGCTACAAAATCATCATCGCTCCGCACTTGTATCTGCTGGACGAGAACACCGCGGAACGCCTGCAAGCTTTTGCAGCGGATGGTGGCATATTGGTCTTAACGCATCGGACCGGTGTCAAAAACGATAACAACGTCTGTGTCATGGCGCCACTTCCAGGTATGTTATCTGCTTGCTCTGGCGTACGTGTAACCGAATATGATCCCGTCGGTGATGACCAAATTCAGATTCGGGATGAAAAGGGCAACACATATGCTGCCTCACTATGGGCTGATGTGTTGGAGCTGGACACGGCACAGCCGATTGCGGTTTATGCGGATCAATTTTATGCCGAAAGTGCGGCTGTCACCCAAAACAACTGGGGTAAAGGTACTGTCTATTATGTGGCGACCCAACCGGATGAAGCTTATCTGAGCCAGTTATTGCGAACCATCGCTGAACAATGCGGCCTGACCGGGATTCAATCCCTGCCAGACGGTGTCCAGGTGACAACCCGCTCAGGACCGAATGGAACGTTTCGTTTTATCCTGAACTTAAGTCCTGAATCTGTCTCCATTCCGTTACAATCCTCATATAAGAGTGCACTGGACGGAAATATTAAAGGCACTCATTTGGAACTTGGCCCCTATGATATCGAGATCTTGGAGATACAATAA
- a CDS encoding LacI family DNA-binding transcriptional regulator: MAKRVTMQQIADAAGVSKFAVSRALTGKPGVSEHTREMIVRTAGQLGYFKAEPKRYLVENPAEQEMKIDRQGTILILFPNIRSQNRSSLYWGPIFDGISARLNEKGMDILTLTEPSSDRMFSVLNPEAISGIITVGSISTSVLLEIYRLHIPLVMVDHEDPAIHGDTIFTDNMKCMQELVLMLVGKGYRRLQFAGELPDAASFRERWLGYRSVLEEMQLQVSQQAELLGPDLDHIRESIVAMKMEDIPEVMVCANDHMAAVVIGALQSRGIEVPERCAVTGFDNTRTEEPILATVHIDKENMGRRAVDQLLWRMEHPDGPFERKLIYSELIIRDEFNAILT, from the coding sequence ATGGCCAAAAGAGTAACCATGCAGCAAATTGCCGATGCTGCGGGGGTATCCAAATTCGCAGTCTCTCGTGCGTTGACCGGTAAACCTGGTGTCAGTGAACATACCCGGGAGATGATTGTCAGGACGGCAGGACAGCTCGGATATTTCAAAGCTGAACCGAAACGATATCTGGTGGAAAACCCTGCTGAACAGGAGATGAAGATAGATAGACAGGGGACTATTCTGATCTTGTTTCCTAACATTCGTTCGCAGAATCGTTCCTCCCTGTACTGGGGTCCTATCTTTGACGGAATATCTGCACGCTTGAATGAGAAGGGCATGGATATCCTAACCTTGACGGAACCTTCCTCGGATCGTATGTTTTCGGTGTTGAATCCCGAAGCCATCAGCGGAATTATTACCGTAGGTTCCATCTCCACATCCGTATTGCTTGAGATTTATCGACTGCACATTCCACTTGTGATGGTTGATCATGAAGACCCGGCAATTCATGGAGACACGATATTTACAGATAATATGAAATGCATGCAGGAACTGGTGCTGATGCTCGTTGGAAAGGGCTACAGACGGCTACAGTTTGCTGGTGAATTGCCTGATGCAGCCAGTTTCAGAGAGCGATGGCTCGGTTATCGTTCGGTATTGGAAGAGATGCAGCTGCAAGTTTCGCAGCAGGCAGAATTGCTGGGTCCTGATCTGGATCACATTCGGGAATCGATTGTCGCCATGAAGATGGAGGATATCCCAGAAGTGATGGTATGTGCCAACGACCACATGGCCGCTGTTGTGATTGGTGCACTCCAAAGCAGGGGCATTGAGGTGCCGGAGCGCTGTGCAGTAACCGGATTCGATAATACCCGTACAGAAGAGCCTATTCTTGCTACGGTGCATATCGATAAGGAGAATATGGGCAGACGTGCGGTGGACCAGTTATTGTGGCGTATGGAACATCCGGACGGGCCTTTTGAAAGAAAGCTGATCTATTCGGAATTAATTATTCGTGATGAGTTCAACGCTATTTTAACGTGA
- a CDS encoding SOS response-associated peptidase: MCNRFSLAADLDEVRDHFKIERVMYYYKNRYNISPTQHTPIILHQDGERVLDEFRWGFIPFWGRDAVNANLMTVHENPAYYKLVETKRCVIPCNGLYYWRQEGKKSYAVRVVMPDRGLFGIAGLYEVWKDTRKQPLRTCTMLMAGANMVTREFGSKMPAILSEEEINTWLDPANTRVTQLLPLLKSYNSTEMNLYPVTPMVANDEHDCYECVEEMDQKLAYVRSF, from the coding sequence ATGTGTAACCGTTTTTCATTGGCAGCCGATTTGGATGAGGTCAGGGATCATTTTAAGATTGAACGGGTGATGTATTATTACAAAAACCGTTACAATATCAGCCCAACCCAGCATACACCGATTATTTTGCATCAGGATGGTGAGCGGGTATTGGACGAATTCCGATGGGGATTCATTCCGTTCTGGGGACGCGATGCAGTCAACGCCAACCTTATGACGGTACATGAGAATCCAGCCTATTACAAGCTGGTAGAGACGAAGCGTTGTGTTATCCCATGCAATGGTTTGTATTACTGGCGTCAGGAAGGCAAGAAAAGCTATGCAGTGCGAGTGGTTATGCCGGATCGCGGATTGTTTGGTATTGCCGGATTATACGAGGTCTGGAAAGATACCCGCAAACAGCCACTGCGTACCTGTACGATGCTGATGGCGGGGGCGAACATGGTTACACGGGAGTTTGGCAGCAAAATGCCGGCGATTTTGTCGGAAGAAGAGATTAATACCTGGCTGGATCCAGCGAACACACGCGTGACACAGCTGCTGCCGTTGTTGAAATCCTACAACAGTACAGAGATGAATCTGTATCCAGTTACTCCGATGGTAGCCAATGATGAGCATGACTGCTATGAATGCGTGGAAGAAATGGACCAGAAGCTGGCATATGTACGCAGTTTCTAA